The Bartonella sp. HY328 genome contains the following window.
TATTCCATTTCATTATATGCAAACAAATGACGGTGATTTCAAAACAGCTTTGCAGATAGGTTAAAGTTCAATACTTTAGTTGGTGCTGCCCATTGGTTGGAAATCGCAAAATGTATTTTTAAAAAAGTTAAATCGGGGAGCCCTTTTAATATTGCAATAAGAGCAATTTATTGATTTTTGAAAACTTAAAATCGATTAGCATCTTGGGCCTTATTGTTGGAGAAAGGGTGCGGCATCTTTTTTAAAATGCACTACAGTCATCAGGAGGAGACAAAATGGGCACATCAGTAAATAATGTGGATAATACCACATCTCAGACTAAGGAATCACGTAAGGCTGCGGCGAGTGGTTGGATCGGGTCCACCCTTGAATATTATGACTTCTTTATTTACGCTATGGCGGCGTCATTCGTATTTCCAAAATTGTTTTTTCCTGAAGGTAATGAAACAGCTGCCATAATTGCATCCTTGGCATTTTATGGTGTTGGTTATGTTGCGCGGCCGATTGGTGCTATTGCCCTTGGCCATTGGGGTGATCGCTATGGACGTAAAAGCGTGCTTATCCTTTGCATGTTTCTAATGGGCGTTTCAACTATTGGTGTAGGTTTACTGCCAACCTATCAACAAGTTGGCATGCTCGCTCCTATTCTATTGCTGGTGTTACGGCTTGTGCAAGGCTTTGCTGTTGCTGGCGAAATGTCGGGTGCCGGTTCGCTGATCCTTGAGCAAGCCCCTCTTGGACGCCGCGGTTTTTACGGCAGTTTTGCTCAGCAGGGTATTAGTTTCGGTCAGCTCCTTGCTGCAGCTATTTTTATACCTTTTTCTTACTTTTTGTCAGATGACGCATTTTTGTCTTGGGGCTGGCGCGTACCATTTTGGTTATCCATTATCGTTATTATTGCTGGCATATTGATCCGCCGCCATGTCAATGAAACAAAAACATTTACCAATGAGGTTAAGCAAGGCAAAAAGCCAAAAGCACCAGTCATGCAAGCGTTAAAATATCATTGGCGTGATATGCTTAAAGTCACTTTCATGTCGCTAAATAATATTGTGCCAGTTACCATTGCTGTTTTTGGTGCAACTTATGCGATCCAAGAAGCTTATGGTATTAATATGACCAAGGATGCATATCTTTGGGTTACAGTTTTAGCCAATATTGTTGCCGTTTTTGCAACGCCTCTTATGGGCATGGCATCAGATAAATTCGGTCGCCGGCCAGTTGCAATCATTGGTATTGTTGGTTCTGGTGCCATGTCTTATTTCTTCTTAAATGCGATCAGCCAAGGTGATCTCTTTACTGCAATCATTTATGCGATGATCGGTTGGGGCTTTATCTATCAAGGTTTCAATGCGGTTTATCCTTGCTATTACCCCGAACTTTTCCCACCTGAAGTGCGCGTTTCTGCGGTTGCTATTTCTAATAATATTGGCGTGCCTGCTGCCTCTTTCATGGCATCGGTTTTTGTTTGGGTCGCTTCACCCGGATCTGCAAATATTGCTTTAACGATTGGCCTCTTTAGCTTTGGCATAACATGCATATCCGGCTTTGCGGTTTTCGTTTCACGTGAAACCTACCGTCTTCGTGGTGAAGATCTTGGTAATCCCGATGCGCAGCCAGTTGATAAAGAAGAATATGAAAAGGCCCGCACTAGCTCTGTTTTGCGTGTCGTAAAGCCAGCCTAATAGCTTTAAAATCAAGTGAGCATTTCAACTTATTATTCGAAATGCTCGCTTATAAGATTCCACATTCAATTTGTATCAAAGTGTTGGCGTTATCAAATTGATTTTTCAAATTGGGAGAAAGAGCATGAATAAAACAATTGGCAGTTTAGCCGATGCTGTCAAAAATATCCATGATGGTGCCACCGTAATGATTGGCGGATTTGGCGGTTCAGGTGCACCAATTGAACTTATTCATGCATTGATTGATAAGGGCGCAAAAGACCTCACAATTATTAATAATAATGCTGGCAATGGGCGTATTGGTATTGCTGCCATGATTGACGCTGGCATGGTCAAAAAAATGATCTGTTCCTTTCCGCGCTCGTCTGATCCTCGTGCCTTTACCGATGCTTATCTTGCTGGCAAGATTGAACTTGAACTTGTACCACAAGGCACATTAGCTGAACGCATCAGAGCAGGGGGGGCAGGTATCCCAGCTTTTTACACCCCAACAGCCTATGGCACGGAATTAAGTGAAGGCAAGCCAATTGCCGAATTTGATGGCCGTTTTTATGTGCAAGAGCGTTGGCTAAAAGCTGATTTTGCTTTGATTAAAGCAAAGCTTGGCGATGAGCAGGGCAATCTTACCTATAATAAAGCTGCTCGCAATTTTAATCCTCTAATGTGTATGGCGGCGCAAAATACCATTGTTCAAGTATCCAAAATTGTAACTGCCGGAGAAATTGATCCTGAAGACGTTATAACACCGGGAATATTTGTCAATGCTGTTGTGGAAGTGACCAAT
Protein-coding sequences here:
- a CDS encoding 3-oxoacid CoA-transferase subunit A is translated as MNKTIGSLADAVKNIHDGATVMIGGFGGSGAPIELIHALIDKGAKDLTIINNNAGNGRIGIAAMIDAGMVKKMICSFPRSSDPRAFTDAYLAGKIELELVPQGTLAERIRAGGAGIPAFYTPTAYGTELSEGKPIAEFDGRFYVQERWLKADFALIKAKLGDEQGNLTYNKAARNFNPLMCMAAQNTIVQVSKIVTAGEIDPEDVITPGIFVNAVVEVTNPQQEEELIRAGVIYQ
- a CDS encoding MFS transporter, translated to MGTSVNNVDNTTSQTKESRKAAASGWIGSTLEYYDFFIYAMAASFVFPKLFFPEGNETAAIIASLAFYGVGYVARPIGAIALGHWGDRYGRKSVLILCMFLMGVSTIGVGLLPTYQQVGMLAPILLLVLRLVQGFAVAGEMSGAGSLILEQAPLGRRGFYGSFAQQGISFGQLLAAAIFIPFSYFLSDDAFLSWGWRVPFWLSIIVIIAGILIRRHVNETKTFTNEVKQGKKPKAPVMQALKYHWRDMLKVTFMSLNNIVPVTIAVFGATYAIQEAYGINMTKDAYLWVTVLANIVAVFATPLMGMASDKFGRRPVAIIGIVGSGAMSYFFLNAISQGDLFTAIIYAMIGWGFIYQGFNAVYPCYYPELFPPEVRVSAVAISNNIGVPAASFMASVFVWVASPGSANIALTIGLFSFGITCISGFAVFVSRETYRLRGEDLGNPDAQPVDKEEYEKARTSSVLRVVKPA